In Romboutsia lituseburensis, a genomic segment contains:
- the glgB gene encoding 1,4-alpha-glucan branching protein GlgB gives MNQKKMTYYDSLVKSIEKFKSGESYDSYKFMGCHTLKEKNMFSFNVWAPNAKEVYLVGDFNNWNNNSHPMTNIGNSGVWNISLSEVKEGDSYKYNVVGCDNVSRLKSDPYAFFSELRPNTASIVYNLESYKWKDKNWQLKKQKSNPNQMPLNIYEAHLGSWKRKWDGGFFSYEELYEMIDYVKEIGYTHIEVLPITEHPLDESWGYQTVGYYSSTSRHGKPNEFKVFVDKCHENNIGVIVDFAYSHFCKDNHGLYKFDGSPQFEYKDPLKSENIGWGTSHFDLGKPEVNSFLISNAIYWFNEFHIDGIRVDAVSSMLYLDYDIGEWKPNKYGGRENLEAIEFIKKFNEVIYDNVKNPLIIAEESTAWPMVTGPTYTGALGFTYKWNMGWMNDTLKYMEMDPIYKKYHHELITFSFMYAFSENYILPLSHDEVVHGKKSLLDKMPGDPWQKFANLRTLYAYYMVHPGKKLLFMGSEFGQGLEWRYAYGLEWELLEREPHMAIKNYVKDLNCLYKNEKALYEIDNSYEGFDFIDPHNNEQSVIVLMRKGKKTEDFIIAVINFTPLVHYDYKIGVPYPGVYEEVFNTDDKNYGGSDQTMRNAELVAQKEKWHNKEYHIKIKVPPLGATFIKGKYNLEKINKIEIQKTEKILIGGNNEIVASISNKKNKAKKSKNINKEKL, from the coding sequence ATGAATCAGAAGAAGATGACTTATTATGATTCTCTAGTAAAAAGTATCGAAAAATTTAAATCTGGAGAATCATATGATAGCTATAAATTTATGGGGTGTCATACATTAAAAGAAAAAAATATGTTTTCTTTTAATGTATGGGCACCTAATGCGAAAGAAGTATATTTAGTAGGAGATTTTAATAATTGGAATAATAACTCTCACCCTATGACTAATATAGGAAATAGTGGTGTATGGAATATATCATTAAGTGAAGTAAAAGAAGGAGATTCTTATAAATACAATGTAGTCGGATGTGATAACGTAAGTCGTTTAAAATCCGATCCATATGCATTTTTTTCGGAATTAAGGCCAAATACAGCATCTATAGTATATAATCTAGAAAGTTACAAGTGGAAAGATAAAAATTGGCAGTTAAAAAAACAAAAATCAAATCCTAATCAGATGCCATTAAATATATATGAAGCTCATTTAGGTTCATGGAAAAGAAAGTGGGATGGAGGTTTTTTTTCATACGAAGAATTGTATGAAATGATTGATTATGTTAAAGAAATAGGATATACGCACATAGAAGTTTTACCGATAACCGAACATCCACTTGATGAATCTTGGGGGTATCAGACAGTAGGCTATTATAGCAGTACAAGTAGACATGGTAAACCAAATGAATTTAAAGTATTTGTAGATAAGTGTCATGAAAATAATATTGGTGTAATAGTAGATTTTGCATATAGTCACTTCTGTAAAGATAACCATGGCTTATACAAGTTTGATGGTTCACCTCAATTTGAATATAAAGATCCATTAAAATCAGAAAATATAGGGTGGGGAACTTCCCACTTTGATTTAGGAAAACCAGAAGTAAATAGTTTTTTAATTTCTAATGCTATTTATTGGTTTAATGAATTTCATATCGATGGTATAAGAGTTGATGCAGTATCGAGTATGCTATATCTTGATTATGATATAGGTGAGTGGAAACCTAATAAATATGGTGGTAGAGAAAATCTAGAAGCTATAGAATTTATTAAAAAGTTCAATGAGGTAATTTATGATAATGTAAAAAATCCATTAATAATAGCAGAGGAATCAACTGCATGGCCAATGGTTACTGGGCCAACATATACAGGGGCTTTAGGATTTACATATAAATGGAATATGGGATGGATGAATGATACTTTAAAATATATGGAGATGGATCCTATATATAAAAAATATCATCATGAACTTATAACATTTTCTTTTATGTATGCATTCTCAGAAAATTATATTTTGCCATTATCTCATGATGAAGTTGTACATGGTAAAAAATCGTTACTAGATAAAATGCCAGGTGATCCTTGGCAAAAATTTGCTAATCTAAGAACTTTATATGCTTATTACATGGTACATCCAGGTAAAAAATTATTGTTTATGGGTAGCGAGTTTGGACAAGGATTAGAGTGGAGATATGCATATGGACTAGAATGGGAGCTATTAGAAAGAGAGCCTCATATGGCTATAAAAAATTATGTAAAAGATCTTAATTGTTTATATAAAAATGAAAAAGCATTATATGAAATTGATAATAGTTATGAAGGTTTTGACTTTATAGATCCTCACAACAATGAGCAAAGTGTAATAGTTTTAATGAGGAAAGGAAAGAAAACAGAAGATTTTATAATAGCAGTTATAAACTTTACACCATTAGTACACTATGATTATAAAATAGGAGTTCCTTATCCTGGAGTATATGAAGAAGTATTTAACACTGATGATAAAAATTATGGTGGTTCGGATCAAACCATGAGAAATGCAGAGTTAGTTGCTCAAAAAGAAAAGTGGCACAATAAGGAGTATCATATAAAGATAAAAGTACCTCCATTAGGAGCTACGTTTATAAAAGGTAAATACAATTTAGAAAAAATAAATAAAATTGAAATTCAGAAAACAGAGAAGATATTAATTGGTGGAAACAATGAAATTGTAGCTAGTATAAGTAATAAGAAAAATAAAGCTAAGAAAAGTAAAAATATAAATAAAGAAAAATTATAA
- a CDS encoding glucose-1-phosphate adenylyltransferase, whose amino-acid sequence MKKEMLSMILAGGQGSRLGVFTKRIAKPAVSFGGKYRIIDFVLSNCSNSGVDTVGVLTQYRPLILNSHIGMGSHWDLDRINGGVYILQPYMNEKEGNWYKGTAHAINQNMNFIDSYNPKYVLILSGDHIYKMDYSKMLEYHKEKNAKATIAVIEVPWDEASRFGIMNTNTDGSIYEFDEKPKSPKSNLASMGVYIFDWEMLKSYFLESQKENLNYDDFGKDLIPKMLEDNVGMYAYPFKGYWRDVGTIQSLWESNMDLIKSRDILDLQDPKWKIYTNTMAMPPQYVGKDAKTTNSLVADGCIILGKVENSVLSHGVEVGACSEIKDSVIMPNVKIGKNVIIQKAMIGEGAVIEDNAIIKNDNDEINVVSEYEIVKAELVLQGGM is encoded by the coding sequence GTGAAAAAGGAAATGTTATCAATGATTTTGGCAGGGGGCCAAGGTTCAAGATTAGGGGTTTTTACAAAGAGAATAGCTAAACCAGCAGTATCATTTGGTGGTAAATATAGAATAATAGATTTTGTATTGAGCAATTGTTCAAATTCAGGGGTAGACACAGTAGGTGTGCTAACGCAATACAGACCATTAATACTAAATTCTCATATAGGTATGGGGAGCCATTGGGATTTAGATAGAATAAATGGAGGAGTGTATATATTACAACCTTATATGAATGAAAAAGAAGGTAACTGGTATAAGGGTACAGCACATGCTATAAATCAAAATATGAACTTTATAGATAGTTACAATCCTAAATATGTACTTATATTATCAGGTGACCATATATATAAAATGGACTACAGTAAAATGCTAGAATATCATAAAGAAAAAAATGCTAAAGCAACAATTGCTGTAATAGAAGTTCCATGGGATGAGGCATCTAGATTTGGAATAATGAATACTAATACAGATGGAAGTATATATGAATTTGATGAAAAACCAAAAAGTCCTAAAAGCAACTTAGCGTCTATGGGTGTTTATATATTCGATTGGGAAATGTTAAAAAGCTACTTTTTAGAATCTCAAAAAGAAAATTTAAATTATGATGATTTTGGTAAAGATTTAATACCTAAAATGCTAGAAGACAATGTGGGGATGTATGCATACCCATTCAAAGGATATTGGAGAGATGTAGGTACTATACAGAGCTTATGGGAATCAAATATGGATCTTATAAAATCAAGAGATATTTTAGATTTACAAGATCCTAAATGGAAGATATATACAAATACTATGGCTATGCCGCCTCAATATGTTGGTAAAGATGCCAAAACTACTAATTCATTAGTTGCAGATGGCTGCATAATACTAGGTAAAGTTGAAAATTCTGTACTATCTCATGGTGTAGAGGTCGGAGCGTGTAGTGAAATAAAAGATTCGGTTATAATGCCTAATGTAAAGATAGGAAAAAATGTAATTATACAAAAAGCAATGATAGGTGAAGGTGCAGTAATAGAGGATAATGCAATTATAAAGAACGATAATGATGAAATAAATGTAGTATCAGAATATGAAATTGTAAAAGCTGAGTTAGTATTACAAGGGGGGATGTAA
- the glgD gene encoding glucose-1-phosphate adenylyltransferase subunit GlgD has protein sequence MRNECMGLINLTKKGNPNISKLNYGRPIASTPIGGRYRVIDFALSNMVNSGITNVGIFAKEKYRSLTDHIESGKDWDLSRKKGGLSIFSPENTESQNIYPYRKGDIYNILCNIDYIKKSEEEYILVSPSYMVCNMDYTEALKYHKKSNNYITMIYKNIDNANNDFKGNLTLNLDEDSKVINMGSNIGAFNNANIYMEMYIMKRTDFIEAIYNLTNTGDYQYLEDFLIEAVKYKQVGVYKYDGYLKCIKSIQSYFEISKELLDINVARELLYSERKILTKEKNESPTIYTEDANVENSFIASGCVIEGNVKNSIIFRKVHIKKGTNIENCIIMQNSFIGEECNLENVIFDKNINLAKGKELRGDENYPIVVEKNISI, from the coding sequence ATGAGAAATGAGTGTATGGGACTTATAAACTTAACTAAAAAGGGTAATCCAAACATAAGCAAATTAAATTATGGAAGACCGATAGCATCTACTCCTATAGGAGGAAGATATAGGGTTATAGATTTTGCTCTTTCAAATATGGTTAACTCTGGTATAACAAATGTTGGTATATTTGCTAAAGAAAAATATAGATCTTTAACTGATCATATAGAGAGTGGAAAAGATTGGGATTTGAGTAGGAAAAAAGGTGGATTATCAATATTTAGTCCAGAAAATACTGAATCTCAAAATATATATCCTTATAGAAAAGGTGATATATACAATATATTATGCAACATAGACTATATAAAGAAAAGTGAAGAAGAATATATATTAGTATCTCCTAGCTATATGGTATGCAATATGGATTATACAGAAGCATTAAAGTATCATAAAAAATCAAACAACTATATAACTATGATATACAAGAATATAGATAATGCAAATAATGACTTTAAAGGTAATTTAACATTAAATTTAGATGAAGATAGTAAAGTTATAAATATGGGTAGCAATATAGGTGCATTCAACAACGCAAATATATATATGGAAATGTATATAATGAAAAGAACTGATTTTATAGAGGCTATATATAATTTAACAAACACAGGAGATTATCAATACTTAGAAGACTTTTTGATTGAAGCTGTTAAATATAAACAAGTAGGAGTATATAAGTATGATGGATACTTAAAATGTATAAAGTCTATTCAATCTTACTTTGAAATAAGTAAAGAATTATTAGATATTAATGTTGCTAGAGAATTACTTTATTCAGAAAGAAAAATACTTACTAAAGAAAAAAATGAGTCTCCAACTATATATACGGAAGATGCAAACGTAGAAAATTCGTTTATAGCAAGTGGATGTGTTATAGAAGGCAATGTTAAAAATAGTATTATATTTAGGAAAGTTCATATTAAGAAAGGTACTAATATTGAAAACTGTATAATTATGCAGAATTCATTTATAGGGGAAGAGTGTAATTTAGAAAATGTAATATTTGATAAAAATATAAACTTAGCAAAAGGAAAAGAATTAAGAGGAGATGAAAACTATCCTATAGTTGTAGAAAAAAATATAAGTATTTAA
- the glgA gene encoding glycogen synthase GlgA, which produces MKVLYVTSECWPFAKTGGLGDVAYALPKELKKEGVDVRVILPKYSTMPNYLKEKLREVAVFNVKVGWRNQYCGLLEMELDGVKFYFIDNEYYFKREGEIAYLYGYGDDVERYTFFSNAVLEALAILDFYPEIINMNDWHTGMIPLILKEKYRGLEKYKNIKTIYTIHNLQYQGVFSNNVLGDILDLPYKYLENGDVEYYGGVSFMKSGIVYSDKVTTVSPTYTNEIQTEFYGESLDGLLRANSYKLKGILNGIDYDLNNPKTDKDIFINYDIATVDKKIENKLHLQKMLGLEVNPDIPLVGIVSRLVSQKGLDLISYIMPEIMREDIQMVILGTGDHQYQSMFNYYASIYPNKVSANITFDSALAQQIYASSDMFLMPSLFEPCGIGQMLAMRYGTLPIVRETGGLKDTVNPYNKFTGGGNGFSFKNYNAHEMLYCIQRAMELYKDKGKWRHLVISAMNTDSSWKKSAREYIKTYHEMLS; this is translated from the coding sequence GTGAAAGTACTTTATGTAACATCAGAGTGTTGGCCATTTGCTAAGACTGGAGGATTAGGAGATGTAGCCTATGCATTACCTAAAGAATTAAAAAAAGAAGGTGTTGATGTTAGGGTTATATTGCCTAAATACTCGACTATGCCAAATTACTTAAAAGAAAAGTTAAGAGAAGTAGCAGTATTTAATGTAAAAGTTGGATGGAGAAATCAATATTGTGGACTATTAGAAATGGAATTAGATGGAGTTAAATTTTATTTTATAGACAATGAGTATTATTTTAAAAGAGAAGGTGAAATCGCATATCTATATGGATATGGAGATGATGTTGAAAGATATACATTCTTTAGTAATGCGGTATTAGAAGCTTTAGCTATACTTGATTTTTATCCAGAGATAATTAACATGAATGATTGGCATACGGGAATGATACCATTGATATTAAAGGAAAAATATAGAGGATTAGAAAAATATAAAAATATAAAAACTATTTATACTATCCATAATTTACAGTACCAAGGAGTATTTTCTAATAATGTATTAGGCGATATTTTAGATCTACCATATAAATACTTAGAAAATGGTGATGTAGAGTATTACGGTGGTGTAAGCTTCATGAAGTCAGGAATAGTATATAGTGACAAAGTTACGACAGTCAGTCCTACCTATACAAATGAAATACAAACTGAATTTTATGGTGAAAGTTTAGATGGATTATTAAGAGCTAATTCATATAAGCTAAAAGGAATTTTAAATGGAATTGATTATGATTTAAATAATCCTAAAACAGATAAGGATATATTTATAAATTATGACATAGCAACTGTAGACAAAAAAATAGAAAATAAACTTCATCTTCAAAAGATGTTAGGCTTAGAAGTAAATCCAGATATACCACTAGTTGGGATTGTATCAAGATTAGTATCACAAAAAGGGCTTGATTTAATATCTTATATTATGCCTGAAATAATGAGAGAAGATATCCAAATGGTTATATTAGGGACAGGAGACCATCAATATCAATCTATGTTTAATTATTATGCATCTATTTATCCTAACAAAGTTTCTGCAAATATTACCTTTGATAGTGCTCTTGCACAACAAATATATGCAAGTAGTGATATGTTTTTAATGCCGTCTTTATTTGAACCATGTGGTATAGGTCAAATGTTAGCCATGAGATATGGAACTCTTCCTATTGTTAGAGAAACTGGTGGGCTTAAAGATACAGTTAATCCTTATAATAAATTTACCGGAGGAGGGAATGGATTTAGTTTCAAAAATTATAATGCTCATGAGATGCTTTACTGCATTCAAAGAGCAATGGAACTTTACAAAGATAAAGGTAAATGGAGACATTTAGTTATAAGTGCTATGAATACAGATAGTAGTTGGAAAAAATCAGCTAGGGAGTATATAAAGACGTATCATGAAATGCTAAGTTAA
- a CDS encoding glycogen/starch/alpha-glucan phosphorylase, with translation MITISKKKFKQCFESKMYSLYAQSIEGATNEQLLNVLCSVIKDIISKRWIGTRLGCEKEIYYFSIEFLMGRQLKSNLLNLDIQDTIRDGLKEMGIKLENLMEEECDPALGNGGLGRLAACFLDSMASLNISGHGYGLRYKYGLFEQKFVNGYQVEVPDNWLTQGSYIWETVRPNKATVVKFEGDVYLVNDNNRLKVIHKNYIPVMAMPYDIPIIGYKNNYINTLRLFKSEIVNRDFGPITANAKNHSGSYEDALKYKYYTEEISQVLYPNDSNYAGRLLRLKQEYFLVSAGIQDIIRKYKKNKLKIIDLPKNVAIHINDTHPTLCIPELMRILLDEEGLSWEEAWQITKNTISYTNHTIMAEAMEKWPIDMMKKLLPRIYMIIEEINRRYLKDLTDKYSDYERIKRMSIINENNISMANLSIVGSHSVNGVAYLHTEILKNEVLNDFYLDEPKKFNNKTNGIAHRRWLISCNEELSDYITELIGEEWKKDTSHLKNLEIYKENKEVLEKLAEIKLDNKKNFADFIKKEYGIDINPNSIYDVQIKRLHAYKRQLLNVLHILHLYHELLENPNFNMEPRTFIFGAKAAPGYYLAKCIIKLINSVATKINNDERIKNKIKVVFVENYGVSLAEKIIPATEVSEQISTTTKEASGTGNMKFMMNGAITIATLDGANVEIHEQVGDDNIVIFGLKAHQVLHYNKYGGYSALDLYNSNRYIKRVVDDLINGFIPNMDNEGRAIYDSLITYNDEYFVLRDLENYTEAQWKINKLYKNKEQWNKISLINIANSGIFSSDRTISDYARDIWFKGCEINGERNKL, from the coding sequence ATGATCACAATAAGTAAAAAAAAGTTCAAACAATGCTTTGAAAGTAAAATGTATAGTCTATATGCACAATCTATAGAAGGAGCTACTAATGAACAGTTATTAAATGTTTTATGTAGTGTAATTAAAGATATTATATCTAAGAGGTGGATTGGAACCAGATTAGGTTGTGAAAAAGAAATTTATTATTTTAGTATAGAATTCTTAATGGGAAGACAATTAAAGTCAAACCTATTAAATCTAGATATACAAGATACAATAAGAGATGGATTGAAAGAAATGGGAATAAAGTTAGAAAACTTAATGGAAGAGGAATGTGATCCTGCTTTAGGTAATGGAGGATTAGGTAGGTTAGCTGCGTGTTTTCTAGATTCTATGGCATCTCTTAATATAAGTGGTCATGGGTATGGTCTTAGATATAAATATGGTTTATTTGAGCAAAAGTTTGTAAATGGTTATCAGGTAGAAGTACCTGATAACTGGCTTACTCAAGGTTCATATATATGGGAAACTGTTAGACCAAATAAAGCAACTGTAGTTAAATTTGAAGGTGATGTTTATTTAGTTAATGATAACAATAGACTTAAAGTGATACACAAAAACTATATTCCTGTTATGGCTATGCCATATGATATACCTATAATCGGATACAAAAACAATTATATAAACACATTAAGATTATTTAAAAGTGAAATTGTAAATAGAGACTTTGGTCCTATAACAGCAAATGCAAAAAATCATTCAGGAAGCTATGAAGATGCACTAAAATATAAATACTACACTGAAGAAATATCCCAAGTTTTATATCCTAATGATTCAAATTATGCAGGGAGATTATTAAGATTAAAACAAGAATATTTTTTAGTAAGTGCAGGAATACAAGACATAATTAGAAAGTATAAGAAGAACAAACTTAAAATAATTGACTTACCAAAAAATGTAGCGATTCATATAAATGACACACATCCAACATTATGTATACCAGAGCTTATGAGAATCCTATTAGATGAAGAAGGATTATCTTGGGAAGAAGCTTGGCAAATTACAAAAAATACAATATCTTATACAAATCACACAATAATGGCAGAAGCTATGGAAAAATGGCCGATAGATATGATGAAGAAACTATTACCTAGAATATATATGATAATAGAAGAAATAAATAGAAGATATCTAAAGGATCTAACAGATAAATATAGTGATTATGAGAGAATAAAAAGAATGAGTATTATTAATGAAAATAATATTAGTATGGCTAATTTATCTATAGTGGGGAGTCATAGTGTAAATGGAGTAGCATATCTTCATACTGAAATATTGAAAAATGAAGTTCTAAATGATTTTTATTTAGATGAACCTAAAAAGTTTAATAACAAAACTAATGGAATTGCACATAGAAGATGGCTTATTAGTTGTAATGAAGAGCTTAGCGATTATATCACAGAACTAATAGGTGAAGAGTGGAAGAAAGACACTAGTCATCTAAAAAATCTAGAAATATATAAAGAAAATAAAGAAGTACTAGAAAAATTAGCAGAAATAAAATTAGATAATAAGAAAAATTTTGCTGATTTTATAAAAAAAGAATATGGAATAGATATTAATCCAAATTCTATATATGATGTTCAAATTAAGAGGTTACATGCATATAAAAGGCAACTATTGAATGTACTTCACATACTTCACTTATATCATGAATTATTGGAAAATCCTAATTTTAATATGGAACCAAGAACATTTATATTTGGTGCGAAAGCAGCTCCAGGATATTATCTAGCTAAATGTATAATAAAATTGATTAATTCTGTAGCTACTAAAATTAATAATGATGAAAGAATAAAAAACAAAATAAAAGTCGTATTTGTAGAAAATTATGGAGTTTCTCTAGCTGAAAAGATAATACCTGCAACTGAAGTAAGTGAGCAGATATCGACAACAACTAAAGAAGCATCAGGAACTGGTAATATGAAGTTTATGATGAATGGAGCTATAACTATAGCTACTTTAGATGGAGCAAATGTAGAAATACACGAGCAAGTTGGAGATGATAATATTGTAATATTTGGATTGAAAGCACATCAAGTACTACATTATAACAAATATGGTGGATATTCTGCATTAGATTTATATAATTCTAATCGATATATAAAAAGAGTAGTAGATGATCTTATTAATGGATTTATTCCTAATATGGACAATGAAGGTAGAGCTATATATGATTCACTAATAACCTATAATGATGAGTACTTTGTACTTAGAGATTTAGAAAATTACACTGAAGCTCAATGGAAAATTAATAAGCTATATAAAAATAAAGAACAATGGAATAAAATATCCTTAATTAATATAGCGAATTCAGGGATATTTTCATCAGATAGAACAATATCTGATTATGCAAGAGATATTTGGTTTAAAGGGTGTGAGATTAATGGGGAACGTAATAAACTATAA